From Methanobacterium alcaliphilum, a single genomic window includes:
- a CDS encoding type I restriction endonuclease subunit R produces MSRINEDMVEQEALDILMELGYEILHGPDISPDGHSPMRELYSDVILTERLRDAIYRLNPDVPHIAKEDAVKKVLRTESPDLLTNNLHFHKLVTDGVTVEYRKDDKIVHDKVWLFDFKNPDNNEFVAINQFTVIENDNNRRPDIILFVNGLPLVVIELKSPVNKKATLENAYNQLKTYQSEIPSLFHFNEILMISEGIEARAGTLTSDFQRFMPWKTIAGEKDSLISMVEMEVLIRGMFNKKVLIDLIRHFIVYDDSEVSIKKKIAAYHQYHAVNKAVEATMEAARPEGDRRCGVIWHTQGSGKSLIMAFYAGKLVLEMDNPTLVVLTDRNDLDDQLFGTFTSSQNILRQEPVQAENRAHLKELLHVASGGIVFTTIQKFLPEKGADYPTLSERRNIVVIADEAHRSQYDFIDGFARHMRDALPNASFIGFTGTPLERGDKNTVAVFGNYIDIYDIEQAVEDGATVRIYYENRLVKLDLKEEEKVHIDPQFDFVTEGQETESQEKLKSKWARMEAIVGSQTRIKKVAKDLVAHFEARTTEQDGKGMIVCMSRRICIELYNEIIKIRPEWHNEDDKFGFLKVVMTGSATDPLDWQPHIRNKPRRRHLGDVFRDPNSPIKLVIVRDMWLTGFDVPSLHTMYIDKPMKGHGLMQTIARVNRVYKEKQGGLIVDYLGIATQLKEALSQYTEGGGRGEIKFDQEKAVALMMEKYEIVTGLFHGFDYQGFRKANTKEILKFMRDGSEFVMAQEDGKKRCLKYVNELSKAFALAVPHPDAMAIRDDLSFFKAVRNYIVKITSPTETQVEDVDAAIQQILSSALVSDEVLDLFQLAGLKKPDISILSDEFLMEVKDMEHKNTAAELLRRLLNDEIKTISRKNVIEARSFTDMLEKTIKKYHNRNIEAVAVIEELIELAKTMREAQKRGENLGLTEYELAFYDALGVNDSAVKVLGDAILREIAMELVKAIKSNITIDWTLRESVQAQMRVSIKKILRKYGYPPNKEKLAVQTVLEQANRVCEEWAEINS; encoded by the coding sequence ATGAGTCGTATTAATGAGGATATGGTGGAGCAGGAGGCTTTGGATATTTTAATGGAGTTAGGCTATGAGATTTTGCATGGTCCTGATATTTCTCCTGATGGTCATAGTCCTATGAGGGAACTTTATAGTGATGTGATCTTGACTGAGAGATTGAGAGATGCTATTTATCGTTTGAATCCTGATGTTCCACATATTGCTAAGGAAGATGCTGTTAAAAAAGTTTTAAGAACTGAGAGTCCAGATTTACTTACTAATAACTTACATTTCCATAAGTTAGTTACTGATGGTGTAACCGTAGAGTATCGTAAAGATGATAAGATTGTGCATGATAAAGTATGGCTTTTTGATTTTAAAAACCCAGATAATAATGAATTTGTAGCAATTAACCAGTTCACAGTCATTGAAAATGATAATAACCGTAGACCTGATATTATTCTTTTTGTAAATGGATTGCCATTAGTTGTTATTGAGCTTAAAAGCCCTGTTAATAAGAAAGCTACACTAGAAAATGCATATAATCAACTTAAGACTTATCAATCAGAAATTCCTTCTTTATTTCATTTTAACGAAATTTTAATGATTAGTGAGGGTATTGAGGCACGTGCCGGTACTTTAACCAGTGATTTTCAACGATTCATGCCATGGAAAACCATAGCAGGAGAAAAAGACTCTTTAATCTCAATGGTAGAAATGGAAGTACTAATAAGAGGTATGTTCAATAAAAAAGTCTTAATTGATCTTATACGTCATTTTATTGTTTATGATGATAGTGAAGTGAGTATAAAGAAAAAAATTGCTGCTTATCATCAATATCATGCGGTTAATAAGGCCGTGGAAGCTACTATGGAAGCAGCCAGACCTGAAGGTGACAGAAGATGTGGTGTAATCTGGCACACACAAGGCTCAGGAAAAAGTTTGATTATGGCTTTTTATGCAGGTAAATTAGTTTTAGAGATGGATAATCCCACATTAGTTGTTTTAACTGATCGTAATGATTTGGATGATCAGTTATTTGGGACATTCACGTCATCACAAAATATTCTACGACAAGAACCAGTACAAGCAGAAAACCGTGCACACCTAAAAGAATTATTGCATGTAGCTAGTGGTGGAATCGTTTTTACTACCATTCAGAAATTCTTACCTGAAAAAGGTGCGGATTATCCTACACTATCTGAGAGACGAAATATTGTAGTAATAGCAGATGAAGCACATCGTTCACAATATGATTTTATTGATGGATTTGCACGTCACATGCGCGATGCATTGCCTAATGCATCATTTATTGGATTTACAGGAACACCACTTGAACGGGGCGATAAAAATACCGTAGCCGTATTTGGAAACTATATTGACATATACGACATTGAACAAGCAGTAGAAGATGGGGCTACAGTCCGTATTTACTATGAAAACCGTCTAGTGAAATTGGATCTTAAAGAAGAAGAAAAGGTACATATAGATCCTCAATTTGATTTCGTTACAGAAGGTCAAGAGACAGAGAGCCAGGAAAAGCTTAAAAGCAAATGGGCCCGAATGGAAGCCATAGTTGGCAGCCAAACACGTATTAAAAAAGTAGCCAAAGATTTAGTGGCTCATTTTGAAGCTAGAACTACAGAACAAGATGGTAAAGGTATGATAGTCTGTATGAGTCGACGAATATGTATCGAACTCTATAATGAAATCATTAAAATAAGACCTGAATGGCATAATGAAGATGACAAATTTGGATTTTTAAAAGTAGTCATGACTGGAAGTGCCACTGATCCATTAGACTGGCAACCACACATACGTAACAAACCACGAAGAAGACACTTAGGAGATGTATTTAGAGATCCAAATTCACCCATCAAACTAGTAATCGTTAGGGATATGTGGCTTACCGGTTTTGATGTTCCTAGCTTACACACCATGTATATTGATAAGCCCATGAAGGGACATGGATTAATGCAAACAATAGCTCGAGTTAACCGTGTTTATAAAGAAAAACAAGGTGGCCTCATTGTTGATTATCTGGGTATTGCTACCCAACTTAAAGAGGCCCTATCTCAGTATACTGAAGGTGGTGGGCGTGGTGAAATTAAATTTGATCAAGAAAAAGCTGTTGCATTGATGATGGAAAAATATGAAATAGTTACAGGATTATTTCATGGATTTGATTATCAAGGATTCCGAAAAGCCAATACAAAGGAAATACTAAAATTCATGCGTGATGGATCTGAATTTGTTATGGCTCAAGAAGATGGTAAAAAACGTTGCCTAAAATATGTTAATGAACTATCCAAAGCATTTGCCCTAGCAGTACCACACCCTGATGCTATGGCCATAAGAGATGATTTATCATTCTTCAAAGCAGTGCGCAATTATATTGTAAAAATCACTTCACCAACTGAAACACAAGTGGAAGATGTAGATGCAGCTATACAACAAATATTATCCTCTGCATTAGTTTCCGATGAAGTACTTGACTTATTCCAATTAGCTGGTCTTAAAAAACCAGATATATCAATCTTATCAGATGAGTTCCTAATGGAAGTCAAAGACATGGAACATAAGAATACGGCTGCCGAATTATTAAGGCGCCTTTTAAATGATGAAATAAAAACTATCTCTCGGAAAAACGTTATCGAGGCCAGATCATTTACAGATATGTTAGAAAAAACCATTAAGAAATACCATAACCGGAACATCGAAGCTGTAGCGGTTATTGAAGAACTCATTGAATTAGCAAAAACAATGCGCGAAGCACAAAAAAGAGGCGAAAACTTAGGATTAACAGAATACGAACTAGCATTTTACGATGCATTAGGAGTCAATGATAGCGCAGTTAAAGTCTTAGGAGATGCAATACTACGAGAAATAGCAATGGAACTAGTCAAAGCTATCAAAAGCAATATAACTATTGATTGGACTTTAAGAGAAAGTGTTCAAGCACAAATGAGAGTATCAATTAAAAAGATTCTTAGAAAATATGGATACCCTCCAAACAAAGAAAAACTAGCAGTTCAAACTGTACTTGAACAAGCGAACCGTGTATGTGAAGAATGGGCTGAAATTAATTCATAA
- a CDS encoding restriction endonuclease subunit S, translating into MNPQFKETEAGLIPEEWQLRSIGEVALINRSNLKKNSELEFIEYIDIASVDKGIVTDKQNLKLKEAPSRAKRIVKDNDILISTVRPNLKHYAFIKNANTNTIASTGFAVISAKKINPNFLYYYLTTDRYTNYLSAIADSHTSAYPSFNPDIIEKSFVPFPSKEEQNSIAKILSDLDKKIEINQKMNQTLEEIGQAIFKHWFVHFEFPNEQGKPYKSSGCEMVDSELGAIPKGWEIGCINDIIGNPISGDWGKEIKEENFSKETYCIRGADIPNLSIGNQSKAPVRFIKPEKYQKCHLKPMDIILEISGGSPTQSTGRSVLINEDILNLYENKMICSNFCKIIRTKREEYSAYLYLLINYLYFKDFFFQFENGTTGIKNLDFKSLFKYHNILIPTNDVLNDFNQQIFYLQKVIHNNGSQSKILSQIRDSLLPKLISGKIRVKIPEEAI; encoded by the coding sequence ATGAATCCACAATTCAAAGAAACAGAGGCAGGATTAATTCCTGAAGAATGGCAATTGAGATCTATTGGGGAAGTAGCATTAATAAATAGGTCTAATTTAAAAAAAAACTCTGAATTAGAATTCATAGAATATATTGACATAGCTTCTGTTGATAAAGGCATAGTAACTGATAAACAAAATTTAAAACTTAAAGAAGCCCCCAGTAGGGCTAAACGAATCGTTAAAGATAATGATATTTTGATTTCAACAGTACGGCCAAATTTAAAACACTATGCTTTCATAAAGAATGCAAATACAAATACAATAGCATCAACGGGTTTTGCAGTTATTTCAGCTAAAAAAATTAATCCTAATTTTCTTTATTATTATTTAACTACAGATAGATACACAAATTATTTATCAGCTATTGCTGATTCCCATACATCTGCTTATCCCTCTTTTAATCCAGATATTATTGAAAAATCGTTTGTCCCTTTCCCTTCTAAAGAAGAACAGAATTCAATTGCTAAAATATTATCCGATTTAGATAAAAAAATCGAAATCAACCAAAAAATGAACCAAACCCTAGAAGAAATCGGCCAGGCCATTTTCAAGCACTGGTTTGTCCATTTTGAATTTCCCAATGAACAAGGAAAACCTTACAAGTCAAGTGGCTGTGAAATGGTTGATTCTGAGTTAGGCGCGATACCAAAAGGATGGGAAATCGGATGTATCAATGATATTATTGGAAATCCAATTTCGGGCGATTGGGGTAAAGAAATAAAAGAAGAAAATTTCTCTAAAGAAACATATTGTATTAGGGGAGCAGATATACCAAATTTATCTATTGGTAATCAATCTAAAGCTCCAGTTAGATTTATTAAACCGGAAAAATATCAAAAATGTCATTTAAAACCAATGGATATCATTTTAGAAATATCTGGAGGTAGTCCTACTCAATCGACTGGTCGATCTGTATTAATCAATGAGGATATATTAAATCTTTATGAAAACAAAATGATTTGTTCTAACTTCTGTAAGATTATAAGAACTAAAAGAGAGGAATATTCTGCGTATTTATATTTATTAATCAATTATTTGTATTTTAAGGATTTTTTCTTCCAGTTTGAAAACGGTACAACAGGAATAAAAAATTTAGATTTCAAATCATTATTCAAATATCATAATATTTTAATCCCTACAAATGATGTTTTAAATGATTTTAATCAACAAATATTCTATTTACAAAAAGTTATCCATAATAATGGTAGTCAATCAAAAATTTTATCCCAAATCAGAGATTCTTTATTGCCTAAACTTATATCTGGAAAGATAAGAGTGAAAATTCCAGAGGAGGCCATTTAA
- a CDS encoding ribbon-helix-helix domain-containing protein has protein sequence MENKDIKYTRISFNIPTSLLNDFDQHAKEKGFQSRRKSLINLIEREVKDDL, from the coding sequence ATGGAAAACAAAGATATAAAATACACAAGAATAAGTTTTAACATTCCAACATCATTATTAAATGATTTTGATCAACATGCAAAAGAGAAAGGATTTCAAAGCAGAAGAAAATCATTGATAAATTTAATAGAACGTGAAGTAAAAGATGATTTATAA
- a CDS encoding tetratricopeptide repeat protein, translating to MDDQEKWDLFNEAINLFNQQEYEKSLDIFEKALKIDPSFENAIAYKAFVFIELKSEKESLIYLMNKLINIMIINYFIMLKPQYYMN from the coding sequence ATGGATGATCAAGAGAAATGGGATTTATTTAATGAAGCTATTAATCTTTTTAATCAGCAAGAATATGAAAAAAGTTTAGATATATTTGAAAAAGCTCTTAAAATAGATCCATCATTTGAAAATGCTATTGCTTACAAAGCATTTGTATTTATCGAGCTTAAATCAGAAAAAGAGTCATTAATTTACTTGATGAACAAATTAATAAACATAATGATTATAAATTACTTTATTATGTTAAAGCCTCAATATTACATGAATTAG
- a CDS encoding type I restriction-modification system subunit M: MAKNGANLGFEQKLWQSADKLRNNMDAAEYKHVVLGLIFLKYISDAFLELHKKLDADEYSDPEDKDEYLALNVFYVPSEARWDYLQDHAKQPNIGKLIDDAMDSIEKDNPYLKGVLPKDYAREALDKKSLGGIIDLIGTITLGDKESKSKDTLGRVYEYFLGQFASAEGKKGGQFYTPRSIVKILVEMIEPYSGRIYDPCCGSGGMFVQSEKFVEAHEGKLGDIAIYGQESNQTTWRLCKINLAIRGIDSNIQWGDSFTEDKHRDLKVDYILANPPFNSKDWKGELLEDDVRWKYGLPPKRNANFAWVQHFIHHLSPTGIAGFVLANGSMSAGGQEGKIREQIIKADLVDCMVALPSQLFYNTGIPACLWFLSRDKTNNKFRNRQEEILFIDARKMGYMEDRKHRVLNDEDVQQIAQIYHSWRGEDGVYEDIKGFCKSVHLEDIKKHDFILTPGRYVGFAEEEEDLEEFEEKMKRLTLKLAMQFEESNKVEDNIKANLRGLGYEF, encoded by the coding sequence ATGGCGAAAAATGGGGCGAATTTGGGGTTTGAACAGAAGCTATGGCAATCAGCAGACAAACTAAGAAACAACATGGATGCAGCAGAATACAAACACGTTGTACTTGGATTAATCTTCTTAAAATACATATCTGATGCTTTTTTAGAATTGCATAAAAAGCTAGATGCTGATGAATACTCCGATCCCGAAGATAAAGATGAATATCTTGCATTAAATGTTTTTTATGTGCCATCTGAAGCTAGGTGGGACTACTTACAGGACCATGCGAAACAACCAAACATTGGTAAACTTATTGATGACGCCATGGATTCAATCGAAAAAGACAACCCCTACTTAAAAGGAGTTCTACCTAAAGACTATGCAAGAGAAGCACTGGACAAAAAAAGCTTAGGTGGAATAATAGATTTAATAGGAACTATTACACTTGGAGATAAAGAAAGCAAATCTAAGGATACACTGGGCAGAGTATATGAATATTTCTTAGGTCAATTTGCAAGTGCTGAAGGTAAAAAAGGTGGACAATTCTATACACCAAGATCCATTGTTAAGATATTGGTAGAAATGATCGAACCTTACTCTGGTAGAATATACGACCCTTGTTGTGGATCTGGAGGAATGTTTGTACAAAGTGAAAAATTCGTAGAAGCACATGAAGGTAAACTTGGTGACATAGCCATATATGGGCAAGAATCCAACCAAACAACATGGAGACTATGCAAAATCAACCTAGCCATACGTGGAATAGACTCCAACATACAATGGGGAGACAGCTTCACCGAAGATAAACACAGAGACCTAAAAGTAGATTATATTTTAGCCAATCCGCCATTTAATTCTAAAGATTGGAAAGGAGAATTATTAGAAGACGATGTGAGATGGAAATATGGTTTACCTCCTAAAAGGAATGCTAACTTTGCCTGGGTACAACATTTCATCCATCACCTATCCCCTACTGGAATAGCAGGTTTTGTTTTAGCCAATGGGTCCATGTCTGCAGGAGGACAAGAAGGAAAAATTAGAGAACAAATAATCAAAGCAGATCTTGTAGACTGTATGGTGGCATTACCATCACAATTATTCTACAATACCGGGATACCTGCATGCTTATGGTTCTTAAGCAGAGACAAAACCAATAATAAATTCCGCAATCGCCAAGAGGAGATCCTGTTTATAGATGCTCGTAAAATGGGTTACATGGAGGATCGTAAACACCGTGTACTTAATGATGAGGATGTGCAACAGATTGCACAAATATATCATAGCTGGAGAGGAGAAGATGGAGTTTATGAGGACATTAAAGGTTTTTGTAAATCAGTCCACTTAGAAGATATTAAAAAACATGATTTCATTCTCACACCGGGCCGTTACGTGGGATTTGCCGAGGAAGAAGAGGATCTTGAAGAGTTCGAGGAGAAGATGAAAAGATTGACCTTAAAATTGGCCATGCAGTTTGAAGAGTCTAATAAAGTAGAAGACAATATTAAGGCCAATTTGAGGGGGTTGGGTTATGAATTCTAA
- a CDS encoding restriction endonuclease — translation MTNMWMVRAGESGFLIDRFENENIVVIGWEIGDLTNINDKEELKNLIKDKFPDKTEKQIISILSVIGRFRFDFNMGDKVVSYNPQERTYLVGEITSDYIFDPNFYPENPLEYCDVRKVKWLGKVKRDDLLTSTKNTLGSVIALFKIYDEPANDLLRALDGKKVEDDVELGSEDESIEILKDDMLSKSHEFVKDKIVKLDWDEMQDLVAGLLRAMGYKTRVSPKGADMGKDILASPDGLGLEDPRIVVEVKHQKGKMGADKIRSFTGGLRSGSRGLYVSTGGFSQEAKYEAERSEIPITLMDLDMLVRFIVQYYDQFDNDARSLIPLTKIYWPI, via the coding sequence ATGACAAATATGTGGATGGTTAGGGCTGGTGAAAGTGGATTTTTAATAGATCGTTTTGAAAATGAAAATATAGTAGTTATCGGGTGGGAAATAGGAGATTTGACTAATATAAATGATAAAGAAGAGCTTAAAAATCTTATAAAAGATAAATTTCCAGATAAAACTGAAAAGCAGATAATATCTATTTTAAGTGTCATTGGAAGATTTAGATTTGATTTTAATATGGGTGATAAAGTTGTCTCCTATAATCCACAAGAAAGAACCTATTTAGTTGGAGAAATAACTTCAGATTATATATTTGATCCTAATTTTTATCCTGAAAATCCTTTAGAATATTGTGATGTAAGAAAAGTTAAGTGGTTAGGTAAAGTCAAAAGGGATGATTTACTCACTTCTACAAAAAATACACTAGGGTCGGTCATAGCTTTATTTAAAATTTATGATGAACCGGCTAATGATTTATTAAGAGCATTAGATGGAAAAAAAGTTGAAGATGACGTTGAATTAGGATCTGAAGATGAATCTATTGAAATTTTAAAAGATGATATGCTATCTAAATCCCATGAATTTGTGAAAGATAAAATTGTAAAGCTTGATTGGGATGAAATGCAAGATTTAGTGGCGGGTCTTTTAAGAGCAATGGGCTATAAAACTCGAGTCTCTCCTAAAGGTGCGGATATGGGAAAAGATATACTTGCATCACCCGATGGTTTAGGTCTTGAAGATCCTCGTATTGTAGTAGAAGTGAAGCATCAGAAAGGTAAAATGGGTGCAGATAAAATTAGAAGTTTTACCGGTGGTTTAAGAAGTGGTTCAAGAGGATTATATGTTTCCACAGGTGGTTTCTCACAGGAAGCTAAATATGAAGCGGAAAGATCAGAAATACCTATCACTCTAATGGATTTAGATATGTTAGTAAGGTTCATTGTCCAATACTATGATCAGTTCGATAATGATGCCCGTAGTTTAATTCCTTTAACCAAAATATACTGGCCAATCTAA
- a CDS encoding IS5 family transposase yields the protein MKSFEKYFMNKQYARVEELSDKLAEIDPLIDWDVFRPIIREMYDNHTEKGGRPNIDEIVMMKMLVLQSWYGLSDPELERQANDRISFHKFLGFPERIPDRSTVWAFRERLIDTGKDEKIWEELQRQIDSKGLKVKEGVIQDATFITSDPGHKKADEPREPTAKTRRSKDGEWTTKNKKSYFGYKLHTKMDIDHQLIREIETSPASLHDSQIDLTKPGEVNYRDRGYFGGKCKGYNATMNRATRGHPLNIREKLRNKRITRKRAPGERPYAVIKNIFHSGHVKVTTTLRTHTKNIFTCFSYNLLQLKTIQNKNTT from the coding sequence ATGAAGTCTTTTGAAAAATATTTCATGAATAAGCAGTACGCTCGTGTGGAGGAGTTGAGTGATAAGTTGGCTGAGATTGATCCGCTTATAGATTGGGATGTGTTCAGGCCAATAATACGTGAAATGTATGATAATCACACAGAAAAGGGTGGTAGGCCTAATATTGATGAAATAGTTATGATGAAGATGTTAGTTTTGCAATCATGGTACGGCTTGTCAGATCCTGAGCTTGAAAGACAAGCTAATGATCGTATTTCATTCCACAAGTTTTTAGGATTCCCTGAAAGAATCCCAGACCGTTCCACAGTCTGGGCATTCAGAGAACGATTAATCGACACAGGCAAAGACGAAAAAATATGGGAAGAACTACAAAGACAAATTGATTCCAAAGGCTTAAAGGTTAAAGAAGGTGTTATACAAGACGCAACATTCATAACATCCGACCCCGGGCATAAAAAAGCAGATGAACCACGCGAACCCACTGCAAAAACAAGAAGAAGCAAAGACGGCGAATGGACCACAAAAAACAAAAAATCCTATTTCGGCTACAAATTACACACTAAAATGGATATTGACCACCAATTAATAAGAGAAATAGAAACTTCACCCGCATCACTGCACGACAGCCAAATAGACTTAACCAAACCTGGAGAAGTAAATTACAGAGATAGAGGATACTTCGGAGGCAAATGCAAAGGCTATAACGCCACAATGAATCGCGCAACACGAGGCCACCCATTAAACATCCGAGAAAAACTACGAAACAAAAGAATAACACGAAAAAGAGCACCAGGAGAACGACCATACGCCGTCATCAAAAACATATTCCACTCCGGCCACGTAAAAGTAACCACAACACTCAGAACACACACCAAAAACATCTTCACCTGCTTCAGCTACAACCTCCTACAACTAAAAACCATACAAAACAAAAACACCACCTAG
- a CDS encoding SMODS domain-containing nucleotidyltransferase, with product MELNTYFRDFLSEIRLTQNQITNLKTGHENLRDRLNKDEISEIIIGTFLQGSYRRSTAVRPKSGDQSDVDIIVVTNLNKDEITPNNALKKFKPFLDKNYADKYEFKGRSIGISMSNVELDVVVTAITEKSDENIFQKIVALSDLSIEEAEKGIDSQGITPFSQSAQKFKNFFTELEESYSDEEMLYLPDREAKAWKPTNPIEQIRWTTEKNEKTNKHYINVVKSLKWWKKLNYPGESPKSYPLEHFIGDCCPDDISSVADGITLTLEKIVSSHPNKPFLQDRGVPTQDVFEKITSKQYDAFYSQVSDAADIAREAFDSEDKHESIAKWKELFGSKFPDPPKNRNNNDNNGGFSKRTEKTSDVPGGRFA from the coding sequence ATGGAATTAAATACTTATTTTAGAGATTTTTTGTCAGAAATCAGATTGACACAAAATCAAATAACTAATTTAAAAACAGGCCATGAAAATTTACGGGATAGATTAAATAAAGACGAAATTTCAGAAATTATTATTGGTACTTTTTTACAAGGAAGTTATAGGCGTTCAACAGCAGTTAGACCAAAAAGTGGTGATCAGTCTGATGTTGATATTATTGTTGTTACAAATTTAAATAAGGATGAAATTACCCCTAATAATGCTCTTAAAAAATTTAAACCATTCCTTGATAAGAATTATGCGGATAAATATGAATTCAAGGGACGTTCAATTGGAATAAGTATGAGTAATGTTGAGTTAGATGTAGTTGTAACGGCTATAACTGAAAAAAGTGATGAAAACATATTTCAAAAAATTGTAGCTTTATCCGATTTGAGTATTGAAGAGGCTGAAAAAGGAATCGATTCACAAGGCATAACTCCATTTTCTCAATCAGCCCAAAAATTTAAAAACTTCTTCACTGAACTAGAAGAGTCTTATTCGGATGAAGAAATGTTATATCTTCCAGATAGGGAAGCTAAAGCGTGGAAACCAACAAATCCGATAGAACAGATAAGATGGACAACTGAAAAAAATGAAAAAACAAATAAACATTATATAAATGTAGTTAAATCTTTAAAATGGTGGAAAAAATTGAATTACCCAGGGGAATCTCCAAAAAGTTATCCTTTAGAACATTTTATTGGTGATTGTTGTCCTGATGACATAAGTTCTGTGGCAGATGGCATTACTTTAACTTTAGAAAAAATTGTCTCCAGCCATCCGAATAAACCATTTCTTCAGGATAGAGGTGTTCCTACGCAGGATGTATTTGAAAAAATAACTTCAAAGCAATATGATGCATTTTATTCCCAAGTATCTGATGCTGCAGATATTGCGCGAGAGGCATTTGATTCAGAAGATAAACATGAAAGTATTGCAAAATGGAAAGAACTTTTTGGAAGTAAATTTCCAGATCCTCCTAAAAATAGAAATAATAATGATAATAATGGGGGCTTTTCAAAACGTACTGAAAAAACATCTGATGTTCCTGGGGGTAGATTTGCATAA
- a CDS encoding endonuclease NucS domain-containing protein, which translates to MEAQLEEKLINDPSILLDFGYDVEKINRQHVIKDSDGKTRFLDLIFQDKNGKTIVIELKNVKATTNTYKQINNYLKSLKNYNIISNGIVIARGYEPDFYELINEREDIDFIDLEDLGFE; encoded by the coding sequence TTGGAAGCTCAACTTGAGGAAAAATTAATTAATGATCCATCAATTCTGCTTGATTTTGGTTATGATGTGGAAAAAATTAACCGGCAACATGTTATTAAAGACAGTGATGGTAAAACAAGATTTTTAGATTTAATTTTCCAAGATAAAAATGGTAAAACAATTGTTATTGAGTTGAAGAATGTTAAGGCAACTACTAATACTTATAAACAAATTAATAATTATTTGAAATCATTAAAAAATTATAATATTATTAGTAATGGGATTGTCATTGCAAGAGGGTATGAACCAGATTTTTATGAATTGATCAATGAAAGAGAAGATATTGATTTTATTGATTTAGAGGATTTAGGATTTGAATAA
- a CDS encoding metal-dependent hydrolase: MRFYTHIVGSLLIALLLSVCLSFKPTSLYLFIAAAAAPALDLLDFMIGKGHRRHTHNIFVLIGSGLLVLVNFHLGIAIFAAVLSHLILDLFSVHGCPLFYPLKEKKFVSMQRKNRIKTGSKREKAIFAFLLVIVVGGILGNYQVFTSLDEKANNIASSSSNNLSNNSGNNQANVKTITNVNIQADKIDGQKNITVKSSGNKTNILIKEVE; the protein is encoded by the coding sequence ATGAGATTTTACACTCATATAGTTGGTTCATTATTAATTGCACTATTATTAAGTGTCTGTTTGTCATTTAAACCAACTTCTTTATATTTGTTTATTGCAGCTGCAGCTGCACCGGCCCTGGACCTATTGGATTTCATGATTGGAAAAGGCCATAGAAGACATACACATAATATCTTTGTTTTAATTGGATCTGGCCTACTGGTCCTGGTGAACTTTCATTTGGGTATTGCAATTTTTGCAGCTGTTTTATCTCATTTGATTCTAGATCTTTTCAGTGTCCATGGTTGTCCTCTTTTTTATCCATTGAAAGAGAAAAAATTCGTTTCCATGCAGAGAAAAAATAGAATAAAAACCGGATCAAAAAGGGAAAAAGCAATATTTGCATTCCTCTTGGTAATAGTGGTCGGTGGCATTTTGGGCAATTATCAGGTATTCACCTCTTTAGATGAAAAGGCCAACAATATTGCGAGTAGTTCTAGTAATAACCTATCAAATAATAGTGGCAATAATCAAGCAAATGTGAAGACTATTACAAATGTTAATATCCAGGCCGATAAAATCGATGGTCAAAAGAATATCACTGTAAAAAGTAGTGGAAACAAAACAAATATTTTGATTAAAGAGGTAGAATAA